The genome window TGCTCAGAAGCTCCCTTCTTTACATTCAGCACCCAAAAGGGCGTCCACACCCCAGCTCTGACatggggaggagtgggggcagagggcccAAAAAGCAAAACTTTCACGTTCAAATCAACCCTCTAAGGCTCGGGGCTCCTTGGGGCTGTCAAGGTTCTGCACCCGTTCCTTACAAATGCAATTTCCAAAAATAATAGATATGTAGATAAACATAGATTGGTAGCATGGATACCATGAACTATTGTGGCCTACTGCACGAAGCTCCCAGACAGCCTGAAATTCTGGGGATTCAGGCTATGTGGATCCAGGAGTTCTCTCCGCTCCAGAGAAACGCCGTGTCCTGGCAGATACAATCCAAATCCAACTTTGTTGTGATAATAAATAATGTCCAAGAGCTTCCACGCAGGCAACGGGGGAGCAAGAACCCTAGACCATAGGGTCCCTCCTAATTAGGCAAAGGGTGCCTTCAAATTAGAAAAAGGCGCCCCCTCTGGACAGACTCAGTCCCGCTGCCACGGAGCACTCCTGGATTTTGAGCCTGGGCTGTACTGCAACCTCCACTTGCCCCTTCGCCGGGGCGCCCTCGTACAGAGCACAACCTGCACAGCCGTCAGCGGCCGTCCGGAGCTGGGACCCGGGGATCGTTTGCTGCCTCGACCCAGGCCGGCTCACTGGGTGCCCGCCGCGGCTGCACACGTGGAGAGCGCCCAGCCCGGAAGGCAATAGTAAGGGTAATAGTAGGAGGGTTGCAGTGGCAGCAGCGACGGTGGCCGCAGCACCTCGCCAGGCAAGTACTGTCTCTGGTCGTCGCGCACCAGCACTTTCACCGCCACCTTCTTGGCGGCGGGCGCTGATGCCAGCAGGTCGGCAGCCATCTGCCGGCGTTTGGTCTTGTAGCGACGGTTCTGGAACCAGATCTTCACTTGCGTCTCGGTGAGCTTCAGCGACGCGGCCAGGTCGGCGCGTTCCGGCCCGGACAAGTATCGTTGGTGGTTGAAGCGCCGCTCCAACTCGAAGACCTGAGCGTGGGAGAAGGCGGCCCGCGAACGTTTCTTGCGCGGCTTGGGCGCGgcgggctcctcctcctcctccgcgcCGCCCGCcgggccgcccccgccgccgcttCGGCTGCACAGCGCGGGTACGCGTGCACTTCCGGGGCCAACAGCGTCGTCTTCGGCCCTAGGGCTGCGGTCGCCTGCGAACCCCAGTGGGAACAGAAACAACAGACTGTCAGCGCCGCAAACAAAGGAGGTCTGGCCCCAACTgcggggggtggaggagggggacgAAAATACGCTTTGATCCCAGCAGAGCGCTGGGCGAGGGTCTGTAAACCACGGATCCTTTAGACCGGACTCAGAACCCTGTTCTACTAGCTTCTTACATCTAGGCCTGTCCACTCGGGAAGGGGACTCCGCCGCTGTATCAATGCTGTGTGGCCAAgatccagctccctgccctcACTGTGCCCCAGGCTTCCCTCAGTAATGTGGGGGCACCAGGCCTAAGCATCCTCACAAGCCTTATAAGTATTCAGCGCTGAGCTCTGGGGTGAGGGGGGGAATTCTTGGTTGCTCTCTCCCTGGGTTTACCCGCCACCGGCACACTCAACGCTCATACATACTCATTGGTGCAACACACACGTGTCAACTGCACGTAAGGGGAAGATGGGGGCCCGAATCCTCGGACAGATGTATTCCGAGTCTTACCCTCAACCCCCTCAACCTCCCGGAATTGTGTGAGATCTGTGGCAATAGAGCAACTTTGGtgggcttctgtctctctctttgcaaggaaatgagaagattgaggggaagagagagaggtgtCCCTGCTTCACGTCTTTGAACCCTAATCTGACACCAGCTCCTCAGCCCTTCCTGGATCTCCCCACAGGACCCTAGCAGAGAGGTTCAGAGATCTGGCCTCGGGCAAGTACTATTTACTTGGAGCCAGGGTGAGGCCTACAGCAGCGACCAGCCCACAGGGGAGTGGGTGTGGGGTGTCTTTCTGACCCAGTGACCTGCCAGCTCTGGCAGGGGATGTTCCTCTCCGTGCTACTTGTGGAATGACCCACATTAAGCCCCCCTGCCTTCAGCTGGCTGCAGGGTGTGCTGTCAGGTATTGGGTCCTCAGCCCATCCCAGCTCCCCTGAACTTGGGGTCTGGGAAAGCTAAATAAGTCCTCCCCCCAAAGCCCAGGCTTGGCACATGCATGTTCAGTACCACTTAGAGGTATCCCTCACCACCTATCCTTAAGCAGAGGACCTCGGAGCCTTGGGACCTGGAGCTGGGAGCATTTCTGCTCTATGGGCTAGGGACCATGACACTGACTACTCGAGGTCTCCGGGCCCCTGGATCTTCCCTGTCTCTGATTTGGGGGATTTGGACATAGACAGGGCCGAAGCACTGGCGATGGACTTAAAGGCAGGGTGCAGTGGTTTTCTCTTAGTGCAGTCTAGGGCACAATTGCCCCCAGGACGTCTCAGGCCTCGCCCCAGGACGCAGGCTCTGAGGAGTTTCTCGGTTCTCTCTCGGGCTCGGTTCCCAGAGAATTAGAGCAGCCTGCGCCAGCGCGAAGAGCTTCGGGTCCTGGCCAGCCCCAGGGCCCCTGGGCGTAGGGTTCTCACAGCAGGCCCACCCCATTCGGCATGTTTTCCCTCCTTGCCAGCCCCTCTGCCcggcccccttccccaccaagcCTCGGCAGACCTGAGACGCTGGCCGACATCTCGCTGTCGCTCCTGCCTGCGGCTTCCTCCTCTAGGTCCTTGGCGGCGGGCAGCTCGCAGACCGGCTGGCCGAGGCCCAGCGTCCCCCCTGCACAGCCGGCCCCGCTGGCCCCCGGCGCGTCCGCACAGCGCCGCCCGCCCTCGTTCTCCTCGCTCAGCGCCGAGTCCGAGTCCCAACCAACCAGGCTCTCCGCGGTCCGCCCTGCAGCCGTTCTGGTCCCGGCAGGCGACGCCAGCAGAGAGTCTTCCGCGCCCCCCAGAGCGCCCGCGTCTGTCTCCCCGAACAATCGCCAGCAGCAGACAGCGGGAGCCTCAGCCACCGCCACTGCGGTGCCCCCGGGTACCGAGCGCCCCTCTGGCGCGGGCAGCCCTCCACGCTCCTCTTTCTTGTTGAGGATTGCCTGGATGGAGAAGGGCGTCAAGGTGTTGGCGCCGCGCACAGCCATCTGCTCCGTGAGCCAGAGCGGCCGGCCGGCCGGGCGGCTGGGGCGCGGGGCAGCACGGAGCTGGACGCAGCGCGCGGGCCGCCGCAGCGCGAGTGAGCCGGCTCGCGAGGCCCCAGCAGCGCACTCCTGCGCGGCCCAGCAGCCCCCGCCTCCCTCTGGCCGGGGATCAGCGCCGACCCTCACCCCCACTTCCGAGGCCCACCCCTCCCgaagaccccctcccccccaattcaGAGCCAGACGCTCGACTTTCGAAGCTCAGCTGGATTATCTCATCGCCTCGCGCCCTTAGGGGCGGGCCGGGGTCTGCCCCCTCGGAGGATGTTGGGGGCAGATCGGCGGGGCCCCCACCGCGGCTGCAGTCCCCTCCGAGCGCCTCCGGGGAGCACGGCCGGAGTCACTTTTTCTTTGCGCCTCGGTCTCTTCACTGGCTGCAGGATTTCGCTCTTGGTTAGTCCTTTCCTAGTTGGTCCGGCTCTTCCGGAGCCCACCCCCAGTGACGGCGGCGACGACGGCGGCCTCTGGATTCTGAGAGGCGCGGGGCACCTTTTTACCCCCTGCTCtggttttatctgtttcttctctctttccttccccggCGTTCCACCGTATCCCCCCTCCCGCTCGGGTGTCATTCCTCACCGCTGAGTGACAGCTTCAGGCCACGCCCCTTCACTGGGTTGTCCGGGGCCCTCCCGGCCGCCTATTGGCTGGCTCCAGCTGGGCGACGTTGACTTTTACAGACCTAACCGGGCACGTTGCGCGGAGAAAGTCAGGGTCTGGCTTAACCCCTTTCCTCCCAAGCCTGGTCCTCGAAGCATCCTCCAGCAACCGGAGGCTTACCCACCTACACACCGTGTCTGAGAAACCGCGTTTCTTATCTCTGCAGATGTATCCACCCATTCCTGCGCTTTTGTGGAACACGATATTTGATAGTCTAGTCGAAATCTAGGCTtgggagtgtggggaggggggaaatcCAAGATAACGCAGTTCGATAAACCGCGCgctcagttttctgttttctaggaagggtcaaagataagaaaaaaaaatttttttaacctttatagtTTCAGGGCTTCCTGACTGCTAATTCTTTTCACTGaaataatcaattaaaatcactagaaatatattttttccttcaccTTATTTTACTTGATTCGAATTCTATggaggaattaaaaagaaaaagatggtacAGTTAGAGAACTAAAGGCAGGCGAGAAATGAGAAGTCATCTTTGGGAGAGTTTCTGGAAATTGCGCGGTCATTTCCCTGGACGGTTAGTACTGAATTTAATTGGAGTTTGTTAAATTTTACaccaggaaggagggaaaaaatatttcaacttgttatttaaatattctgttaCTAGTGAGTAGAATAAGATTAGAAAAGATATGTGTTTGTTTAAAGGACTATGTGGGAATTACCGTACTCATGATCCTGAACTGACGgcattaaattaattttcttaaaaaaataagtaatgaatTGTTTCATGAAATAGAAGGAACCGAGCTATGAAACACAAATATTGTAATATAAAAACGTTTGTTACTTATTTacgttaattatttttaaataaaaaatttactcaAGTAACATACTTTACTGCCTTCCATAAATTTTACAAAGGTTTAACTTAACACTAAAGACACAATCTGAACCATTAAGTTTAAAGAACTGTGATTTTAGTTTAGTAAATTTGTGCTCTTGGTGTCactaaaataaatagcatttctCCCTGTTGCTTTCTTTTTGGTGGTCCTTGTGCACTGCAGTACAAAATACACACACTCTTCATAGTTTTCAGCTCGGTGtgttggaggggaagagggctTTGCAGCATCTGTACTTTCCAGAATTTTAGCTacatgatgctttttttttttttttgcatcctcAATACACTACAGTGTAGATCCTGTAATGTACTTGGGCTACAAATTCTAACTTGAAAAGATCATTGTCCTTTCTAGTTCTTTAGGGTTACATCACTTTTGAGGGAAAGGTGCTTAAATTTGGTGTCAGTATAACGCAAATATAAGAAACGGGATGCTCTTCAGGCTGGGAaggaaatagaacagaaagcTTCAGAGGTTTCAAAAGAAAGAgtgtcctttccttcctcccgCTGACCTTGATTTACTCTTTAAATTACCTCCCTTTAACAGGATGGTGGATCTTGTTACTCTCTGGGGATCACGTCTAGGGGAAGATTgacacaggtgccccagaaggtGAGAGATGAACAAGTGTGAACTGTGTGCCTTTGTGGGGTGAGGGCTTGGTGTGGACAAATAATAGGGTGAGTTCTGTACACACAGGCAACGGAGATGTTCTGAGGGCTGAATGACCTAGGATAAGTAAGTTTGGGGGCTATACAAAGACTTACTTGTAAATAGCAACTACTATGtagttgccccccccccccccaatatatttttaaagagaaatccgATCCACGGTAGGATATGCCCTTTGCCACAGTCTTCAGCAGAGGTCGTCAAAGCATTAAAGATGCAGTTCCGAGGAGGTTTTGAGTTGTCCGTTTTCTGTGCGTCCCCAGACTGCAAGACAGTGGCTGCATTCCGAGACTTCAGCAGGCACAAAGTGAGAGAGACCCGTGTCATCGCTGGGCAACTGACGCCGCTGTCGACCTCTAAGTCTGGTGAGTGGCTGCAGGCAGGGCCAGGAGGTGTGTTAAGTACCCTGGTCTAGAACTACAACTAAAAGTTGCTACTAAGGGGCTGGGTGGGGATGAAAAGGTTTTCGGAGACGGTGAGCAGAAGTGGTCGTAGGCAGAGATTGTCCCGGACACGCGCGGAGTAAAGGCCGGTGAGTTGGGGTGTCTGCCGAGGGCTCGGCAGGTCAGCGGGTGCCAGAGGGCCGGGGGTCCGCGGGGAAGGGGCGCGTCCGCGCGGGCGCAGCGgggcccccactcccagccctctGAGGCCATCTGCCCCGGGAATGGCCACGAGCTCCTGGAACCCCGCGGCTCCTTGACCGCGCCTGACCTTCCGTCGGCGCCGCGCTTCGGCCTTGGGCCCGTCGCGGGAATCGGCGGAGCCGGGGAGCCCCGGCAGCCGGCCAGCCTTCAAGGAGGAGGCCGGGGAGCTCCGCTCCCGagccctcctccctggccctgcGTTCCGCTCTTTCCtagtctttttcctctcctccctttcttctcgcctcccactgctctctcttctttctcctccgcTGTTTGGTTCCTGCGCGCCCCTGGCGTGCCGCGCCCCCTCCGCCCCAGGAACGGCCCCGGGCCCGAAGCGCTGCGGGGCAGCGAAGCTTCGGGCGGCCGCGGGCGCAGGATGGGAGGGCGGTGGGAGAGGCGCGGGGACCAGGAGAGGGGAAACCCCGGCCCTCCGGCGCTAGCCGAAAGTTGCTGAGCACGCGTCGTCTGCGCCCCTGCCGCCTTCCACCTGCTCCTTTGGCGGTCCTCGGTCTgagtgggggagaagagagacagTCTTCTGTGCGGGGAAGAGGCCCCAGGGAGTGAGGCCACTCCCGCAGCGGCTGTGCAGTGGGAGGCCACGCGGGACTTGGCCCTCAGAAACCGATGACCTTGACAGAAGTCACCTGCTTTCTCTAGGCCAGGGTTCCCAGTCCTTTAAAACGAGGGCTTGTGTGAGGCGTCTTCCAAGGCGCCCCTGAACCGCGCACACTGGCGTGCAGGTGAGAGGAGGAGGCGTGCAGGTTCGTCAGGGCCAGGTCTAGGCAGAGGTCGCGCCCAGGACTGACCGTCTGTCCCCATCCGCGGGCTCCTGAGGGCACTCGAAGCAGCCGCAGCACCCCAAACTTCAAGCTACACGCCACTGTCCCGCCAGCAGACACCAGCTCCTGTGTTCCTAAATCATCCGTTTCCCTACCTCACTAGGGTTTTTCATGAAGATGGTTCAGGTATATTAGACTGAAGAGAGGATTATTATGGGCCAAGGAGGTTCTGTATTTAAACAAGTGTCGTTTACCAACAATATACCAGGAGCCACAGCCTATTGTTTTACTTAGTCTACACAACCCTGGGGGTGTGGTTAGGAGAAAacatgattatccccattttatagatgaacaaaCCGAGTCTCAGGGAGTTTAAATGACTTGACATCAGCAAGTGGCAAAATCAGTATTTAAATCTGACTGTCTAATGCCAATCTAGTTGGGTTTTCCACTCTAatcggtccccccccccccattaaaccttcacatttttttctcgTTAAACCTTTCCCATAGTCTTCCTTACCCACTTCTGTGCTACTCATTCATCAGAAACGGAGCTCGGAActcaaggaaatcaaagaaaggaTCCAGGCAGGCGAATATGACGATTTTTCTGTTCCGAGCGTTTGAAAATAAAGGACTCTGAGGCCTGCAGATCTGAACCCAAACCTTGTTacatacaaagaaagaaacaccgtttttattttaatcaataaacTAAACCGTGTGTAGAGGGAGACAGCCAGGTGATGGAAGTTAGCTGGGTTCAGA of Mustela nigripes isolate SB6536 chromosome 1, MUSNIG.SB6536, whole genome shotgun sequence contains these proteins:
- the NKX3-2 gene encoding homeobox protein Nkx-3.2 yields the protein MAVRGANTLTPFSIQAILNKKEERGGLPAPEGRSVPGGTAVAVAEAPAVCCWRLFGETDAGALGGAEDSLLASPAGTRTAAGRTAESLVGWDSDSALSEENEGGRRCADAPGASGAGCAGGTLGLGQPVCELPAAKDLEEEAAGRSDSEMSASVSGDRSPRAEDDAVGPGSARVPALCSRSGGGGGPAGGAEEEEEPAAPKPRKKRSRAAFSHAQVFELERRFNHQRYLSGPERADLAASLKLTETQVKIWFQNRRYKTKRRQMAADLLASAPAAKKVAVKVLVRDDQRQYLPGEVLRPPSLLPLQPSYYYPYYCLPGWALSTCAAAAGTQ